In a genomic window of Phaenicophaeus curvirostris isolate KB17595 chromosome Z, BPBGC_Pcur_1.0, whole genome shotgun sequence:
- the MRPL17 gene encoding large ribosomal subunit protein bL17m codes for MRLSVAAAISHGRVFRRLGLGPRSRLDLLRNLVTALVRHERIEAPWARADEMRGYAERLIDYAKLGDTNERAMQMANFWLTEKDLIHKLFKVLAPRFQPHPGSYTRLLQIPNRDNLDRAKMAVIELKGNPLPPLIRPRRDTEKTLLNQLLKGYREDMQRAAAAHSPEGTPL; via the exons GCCGCCATCTCGCACGGGCGGGTGTTCCGGCGGCTCGGGCTCGGCCCGCGCTCTCGCCTCGACCTGCTGCGCAACCTGGTGACGGCGCTGGTGCGGCACGAGCGCATCGAGGCGCCCTGGGCCCGCGCCGACGAGATGCGGGGCTACGCGGAGCGG CTCATCGATTACGCCAAGCTGGGTGACACCAATGAGCGCGCCATGCAGATGGCGAATTTCTGGCTGACC GAGAAGGATCTCATCCACAAGCTGTTCAAGGTGCTGGCACCCCGGTTCCAGCCCCACCCTGGCAGCTACACCCGCCTGCTGCAGATCCCCAACCGGGACAACCTTGACCGGGCCAAGATGGCAGTCATCGAGCTCAAGGGGAATCCCTTACCACCACTTATCCGCCCACGCCGTGACACTGAGAAAACGCTGCTGAACCAGCTCCTGAAGGGCTACCGGGAGGACATGCAGCGGGCGGCAGCTGCACACAGCCCAGAGGGCACCCCTTTGTAG